The Paramisgurnus dabryanus chromosome 3, PD_genome_1.1, whole genome shotgun sequence genome includes a window with the following:
- the arpc1a gene encoding actin-related protein 2/3 complex subunit 1A, with the protein MSLHQFLLEPITCHAWNRDRTQIAISPNNHEVHIYKKSGNQWVKVHELKEHNGHITGIDWAPKSDRIVTCGADRNAYVWSQKDGVWKPTLVILRINRAATFVKWSPLENKFAVGSGARLISVCYFESENDWWVSKHIKKPIRSTVLSLDWHPNNVLLAAGSCDFKCRVFSAYIKEVEEKPASTPWGSKMPFGQVMAEFGGAGSGGWVHSVCFSASGNKLAWVSHDSTVTVVDPTITSTPSQLKTEFLALLSVTFVSENNIVAAGHDCCPMLFNFDDGGTLTLISKLDIPKQSIQRNISAMERFRNMDKRATTEDRNSTLETLHQNSITQVSIYEGDKRDCRKFCTTGIDGAMTIWDFKTLESSIQGLRIM; encoded by the exons ATGTCACTCCACCAGTTTCTGTTGGAACCCATCACATGCCACGCATGGAACCGGGACAGGACCC AAATTGCTATAAGTCCAAACAACCACGAAGTCCATATATACAAGAAAAGTGGAAATCAGTGGGTGAAAGTTCACGAATTAAAAGAACACAATGGACACATCACAG GCATTGACTGGGCTCCCAAAAGTGATCGCATTGTGACCTGCGGAGCCGACCGGAATGCTTATGTATGGAGTCAGAAGGATGGCGTGTGGAAACCCACCCTTGTTATTCTCAGGATCAACCGTGCTGCCACATTCGTGAAATGGTCTCCATTGGAGAACAAGTTTGCAGTGGGGAGCGGAGCACGACTCATATCCGTTTGCTACTTTGAGTCTGAAAATGATTG GTGGGTTAGTAAACACATCAAAAAGCCAATCCGCTCAACTGTCCTCAGTTTAGACTGGCATCCAAACAATGTGCTTCTGGCTGCCGGGTCATGCGACTTCAAATGCAG GGTATTTTCTGCGTACATCAAGGAAGTGGAAGAAAAACCAGCTTCAACTCCATGGGGGTCCAAGATGCCTTTCGGGCAGGTGATGGCAGAGTTTGGTGGGGCAGGCAGTGGAGGGTGGGTTCACAGTGTCTGTTTCTCAGCCAGTGGGAATAAACTGGCGTGGGTCAGCCATGACAGCACCGTAACTGTAGTGGACCCCACAATAACCTCAAC GCCAAGCCAGTTGAAGACAGAATTCCTTGCCCTGCTGAGTGTGACTTTTGTTTCTGAGAACAACATTGTTGCAGCA GGACACGACTGCTGCCCTATGCTGTTCAATTTTGATGATGGTGGAACCTTGACCTTGATATCTAAGTTGGACATTCCAAAGCAGAGCATCCAACGCAACATCTCTGCCATGGAGCGCTTCCGCAACATGGACAAGAGAGCCACCACCGAGGATCGCAATAGCACCCTAGAAACACTGCATCAGAACAGCATCAC cCAAGTGTCTATATATGAAGGAGACAAAAGAGATTGTCGCAAATTCTGCACTACAGGAATTGACGGAGCGATGACCATATGGGATTTCAAG ACTTTAGAGTCTTCTATCCAAGGTCTGCGGATCATGTAA
- the arpc1b gene encoding actin-related protein 2/3 complex subunit 1B, with protein sequence MAYHSFLLEPISCHAWNKDRTQIALCPNNHDVHIYKKDGNNWNKIHVLKEHNGQVTGIDWAPESNRIVTCGTDRNAYVWTLKGDTWKPTLVILRINRAARCVKWSPKENKFAVGSGSRLISVCYFEQENDWWVCKHIKKPIRSTILCLDWHPNNVLLAAGSCDFKCRIFSAYIKEVEEKPAATAWGSKMPFGEVMFESTGTSGWVHGVCFSDSGNRVAWASHDSTVAVAEGGKTTVLANLTSETLPLLCVTFITENSLVAAGHDCYPVLFVYNSDKAALSFGGKLDVPKQSAQKGMTARERFQNLDKKATSDTKEAVLESVHKNSISQISVLGGGKAKCTKFCTTGMDGGMAIWDVKTLESAMKDLKIV encoded by the exons ATGGCTTATCACAGCTTTCTGCTTGAACCTATCAGCTGCCATGCCTGGAACAAGGACCGGACCC AAATTGCACTTTGTCCTAATAACCATGACGTCCATATTTACAAAAAGGATGGAAACAACTGGAACAAAATCCATGTGCTAAAGGAACACAATGGGCAGGTGACAG GCATTGACTGGGCTCCAGAGAGCAACCGCATTGTCACCTGCGGTACCGACCGTAACGCCTATGTGTGGACGCTAAAGGGGGACACATGGAAGCCCACCCTTGTCATTCTCAGGATCAATCGTGCTGCACGCTGTGTAAAATGGTCTCCCAAAGAAAACAAGTTTGCTGTTGGCAGTGGCTCACGTCTGATCTCAGTGTGCTATTTTGAGCAGGAAAATGACTG GTGGGTGTGCAAGCACATTAAGAAGCCCATCCGCTCCACCATTCTGTGTTTGGACTGGCACCCCAATAATGTGCTGTTGGCAGCTGGATCATGTGACTTTAAATGCAG GATCTTTTCTGCTTACATCAAAGAAGTAGAGGAGAAGCCAGCTGCGACAGCATGGGGCTCTAAAATGCCATTCGGAGAGGTCATGTTTGAATCCACTGGAACTTCCGGCTGGGTGCATGGCGTCTGTTTCTCAGACAGCGGGAACCGTGTGGCCTGGGCCAGCCATGACAGCACCGTAGCTGTGGCAGAGGGTGGCAAGACCACTGT ATTGGCCAATCTGACTTCAGAAACCTTGCCTCTTTTGTGCGTGACCTTCATTACGGAGAACAGTCTAGTGGCAGCT GGTCATGACTGCTACCCAGTGCTCTTTGTCTATAATTCGGATAAAGCCGCCCTATCTTTCGGTGGTAAACTGGATGTGCCCAAACAGAGCGCTCAGAAGGGCATGACAGCCAGGGAGCGCTTTCAAAACCTGGATAAGAAAGCCACCAGTGACACCAAAGAGGCCGTCCTGGAGTCTGTGCACAAGAACAGCATCAG CCAAATTTCAGTTCTTGGTGGGGGAAAAGCAAAGTGTACCAAATTCTGCACCACTGGTATGGATGGAGGAATGGCTATTTGGGATGTTAAG aCCCTCGAATCTGCAATGAAGGACCTCAAGATTGTCTAA